Proteins co-encoded in one Ooceraea biroi isolate clonal line C1 chromosome 9, Obir_v5.4, whole genome shotgun sequence genomic window:
- the LOC113562534 gene encoding uncharacterized protein LOC113562534: MYKNLYVTCSKSGKLTTGIYKLYLQHVLKPYVKNNKFCLVLDSWGGQTDMVMYDSMFTDDQSQPTRTIKVIPPKCTPLCQPCDVYFFRQVKNFISKLQNCHTLLETQRELHNRTDAITIHSLIHNQLSAPIFQAMLSYAWYASKLITQRRVFMNVNQICFPNTIGREKCVCVKVAFIQCAWCRKFICFQCFYDSYHPMHCEGELRQSESE, from the coding sequence ATGTACAAAAACTTGTACGTTACATGTTCGAAATCTGGAAAATTAACAACCGGTATTTACAAGCTGTATCTTCAACATGTTTTGAAACCCTatgtgaaaaataacaaattctgCCTAGTATTGGATTCGTGGGGCGGACAAACTGACATGGTCATGTATGACTCCATGTTCACAGACGACCAGAGCCAACCGACACGCACGATAAAAGTTATACCGCCAAAGTGCACACCTCTGTGCCAACCATGCGACGTTTACTTCTTCCGCCAAGTAAAGaactttatttcaaaattgcaaaattgccATACACTTCTCGAAACACAGCGAGAACTTCATAACCGAACTGATGCCATAACAATTCATAGCCTGATACATAATCAGTTGTCGGCACCAATATTCCAGGCGATGCTATCCTACGCATGGTATGCATCAAAATTGATTACGCAGAGACGTGTATTCATGAACGTCAATCAAATTTGTTTTCCGAATACTATTGGGCGGGAGAAATGCGTATGCGTCAAGGTGGCTTTCATCCAATGCGCTTGGTGCAGGAAGTTCATCTGCtttcaatgtttttatgaTAGTTATCACCCGATGCACTGTGAAGGCGAATTGCGACAATCagagagtgagtga